The Neodiprion fabricii isolate iyNeoFabr1 chromosome 4, iyNeoFabr1.1, whole genome shotgun sequence genome window below encodes:
- the LOC124180220 gene encoding CB1 cannabinoid receptor-interacting protein 1-like isoform X2: MGGGGHFRVTLSIRREPGAGPVFCKMETSARFRQLKTVKLSCEATYRLDISFKPPQLLQTLTIGGKQIEAVERARDGTACAYSAYHNTEGIVASNRGQREELQIAMRVLGSGYLTTCLQIKYYRADDQSHCEWGSRLHCIELDCSSVEGRLLARNIWERGKFP, from the exons ATGGGGGGTGGTGGACATTTTCGGGTGACATTGTCAATAAGAAGAGAACCCGGCGCCGGTCCAGTGTTTTGCAAAATGGAGACGTCAGCGAGATTCCGCCAGTTGAAAACCGTCAAGCTGAGCTGTGAGGCGACCTACAGGCTAGACATCAGTTTCAAGCCACCGCAACTATTGCA aacacTCACAATCGGTGGAAAGCAAATCGAAGCAGTTGAAAGAGCCAGAGATGGTACAGCTTGCGCTTACAGCGCGTATCACAATACCGAAGGGATCGTCGCCAGCAACAGAGGACAACGTGAGGAACTGCAAATTGCAATGAGAGTATTAGGATCCGGTTACCTGACGACATGCTTGCAGATAAAATACTACCGGGCGGATGATCAGAGCCATTGCGAGTGGGGCTCGCGTCTCCATTGCATAGAACTGGATTGCTCCAGCGTTGAAGGAAGATTG ttAGCAAGAAATATATGGGAGAGAGGGAAATTCCCCTAA
- the LOC124180220 gene encoding CB1 cannabinoid receptor-interacting protein 1-like isoform X1, with protein sequence MGGGGHFRVTLSIRREPGAGPVFCKMETSARFRQLKTVKLSCEATYRLDISFKPPQLLQTLTIGGKQIEAVERARDGTACAYSAYHNTEGIVASNRGQREELQIAMRVLGSGYLTTCLQIKYYRADDQSHCEWGSRLHCIELDCSSVEGRLVTVDRETYRKLGIDS encoded by the exons ATGGGGGGTGGTGGACATTTTCGGGTGACATTGTCAATAAGAAGAGAACCCGGCGCCGGTCCAGTGTTTTGCAAAATGGAGACGTCAGCGAGATTCCGCCAGTTGAAAACCGTCAAGCTGAGCTGTGAGGCGACCTACAGGCTAGACATCAGTTTCAAGCCACCGCAACTATTGCA aacacTCACAATCGGTGGAAAGCAAATCGAAGCAGTTGAAAGAGCCAGAGATGGTACAGCTTGCGCTTACAGCGCGTATCACAATACCGAAGGGATCGTCGCCAGCAACAGAGGACAACGTGAGGAACTGCAAATTGCAATGAGAGTATTAGGATCCGGTTACCTGACGACATGCTTGCAGATAAAATACTACCGGGCGGATGATCAGAGCCATTGCGAGTGGGGCTCGCGTCTCCATTGCATAGAACTGGATTGCTCCAGCGTTGAAGGAAGATTGGTAACGGTTGACAGGGAGACCTACAGAAAATTGGGCATCGATTCTTAG
- the LOC124180198 gene encoding uncharacterized protein LOC124180198 encodes MKIEERSCLIGFQTSQLVFFGICIQTSFCKTIQAEPLVSLSVTPTTRVGQTAFITEWRWVSDERFNTVGTWNPGPRLDHVFFSYKGDQWLYGGHINAKNYYDLWLASGNEPWTRIPLPSGLIQAGPPKRPALCVVDGTLALYPLAGDTVWLLDVKDNVWTAFVCFGSSVIVANGTAKNYCPGNPGRNAISWCDAQEGRLSVYSGNVTWSFSLSPPHWLSHVISEPDASRLSRCSPSLQAGLAESDKAGLYLLCEEDDFGTRKVLRLKVKRKGVQLDDLGSLSLIPGNVSNLGMTIAHCDEIVALVLAQEDNLPVWVIDNETGCLVKTGNSWVGYALKWLQIYSAVDYTLTCAGNTYKLRNPRVQPESLAESGKKTKYWPNRRGSFQMSLIELGELIKVDQDGLHLYHNRTATEALVFFALSLLMFLTFGVAWFFKRCVTMPTAPRGWPGSWGRSAVSVVAGDCTPTARYTPIPRGEIGLIT; translated from the exons atgaaaattgaagaacgGAGTTGTTTGATTGGATTTCAAACGAGTCAGTTAGTTTTTTTTGGGATCTGTATTCAGACGAGTTTTTGTAAGACGATCCAGGCCGAGCCGCTCGTGTCACTTTCCGTAACACCTACAACCAGAGTTGGTCAAACGGCCTTCATTACAG AATGGCGTTGGGTATCCGACGAACGGTTCAATACCGTTGGCACATGGAATCCCGGGCCACGACTCGATCACGTTTTCTTCTCGTACAAAGGGGACCAGTGGCTTTACGGCGGGCATATCAACgccaaaaattattacgatCTCTGGCTTGCAAGCGGCAACGAACCGTGGACGAGAATACCTCTGCCTTCCGGCCTGATTCAAGCTGGACCACCGAAAAGACCTGCTCTCTGTGTCGTCGATGGGACCCTGGCTCTGTATCCCCTCGCAGGAGATACCGTGTGGCTTTTAGACGTGAAAGATAACGTGTGGACGGCTTTTGTCTGTTTCGGGAGTTCCGTCATCGTGGCAAATGGAACTGCAAAGAACTACTGTCCAG GTAATCCAGGTCGGAACGCTATATCGTGGTGCGACGCTCAGGAAGGACGCCTTTCCGTCTATTCCGGAAACGTGACTTGGTCTTTCAGTCTGTCCCCACCGCACTGGTTGAGCCACGTTATTTCCGAGCCCGATGCTTCGCGTTTGTCCCGATGTTCTCCATCGTTGCAAGCGGGATTGGCAGAGAGTGACAAGGCGGGTTTATATCTGCTTTGCGAGGAGGACGATTTCGGTACCAGGAAGGTGCTGAGGCTCAAGGTCAAGCGGAAGGGTGTCCAGCTCGACGATCTGGGGAGCCTGTCTCTTATTCCCGGCAACGTGTCCAACCTGGGAATGACAATCGCTCATTGCGACGAAATTGTCGCCCTCGTTCTTGCCCAGGAAGACAATCTTCCGGTTTGGGTGATTGACAACGAAACCGGATGTCTCGTGAAGACCGGAAACTCCTGGGTGGGATACGCGCTCAAATG GCTGCAGATATATTCAGCGGTTGATTACACGCTAACTTGTGCAGGAAATACGTACAAACTGAGAAACCCTCGAGTGCAACCCGAGTCATTGGCGGAATctggaaagaaaacaaagtaCTGGCCAAATAGGAGGGGTAGTTTTCAGATGAGCTTAATAGAGCTGGGCGAACTCATAAAGGTCGATCAGGACGGCCTCCACCTCTACCATAATCGAACCGCGACCGAGGCCTTGGTGTTCTTTGCGTTGAGCCTGCTAATGTTCCTAACTTTCGGAGTTGCATGGTTCTTCAAACG GTGCGTGACCATGCCAACAGCTCCAAGAGGGTGGCCCGGAAGTTGGGGAAGGTCGGCAGTTTCGGTGGTTGCCGGTGATTGCACACCGACCGCACGCTATACCCCCATACCTCGTGGAGAAATTGGATTGATTACTTGA